The following proteins come from a genomic window of Gossypium raimondii isolate GPD5lz chromosome 5, ASM2569854v1, whole genome shotgun sequence:
- the LOC105766417 gene encoding pentatricopeptide repeat-containing protein At1g63330 yields MSMLPSFILRSLVNGGSHLSNFHSFSSSSNTIATHIEALSNKPMSMPGRGKGKKDYRFDSVDHALILFNKMIVKYRKPSIVEFTKLLGAILRMKHYAIVVSMCSQMELLGVSHDVYSMSILINCFCQLGRIDFGFSVLGKMLKLGVEPDVVIFSTLINGLCNQSKISEAVFMFDEMTEKGYQPNLIVYNTVLKGLCKTGNTDRAVRFLRLMESRGFEPNIVAYNTILDCLCKNRLLKEALDLFSEVKVKGIRPNIITYTCLIHGMCNLGQQEEATRLLNEMVDNNISINIDTYNILIAALCKEGTISKAVETVDMMIMQGIEPDVVTYNTLVDAHCKEGMVSEAEDIIDAMIKRGIEPDIVTYNTLVDAHCKEGMVSEAEDIVDAMMKRGIEPNVVTYSALINGHCLQNEMHKARRVFNLMIEKGCAPDIVTYSTMINGYCKGKRLDKAMELFHEISLKGPIPDTVTCSTLMQSMFQLGKVSTACELFRKMLASGQVPDRVTCLILLDGLCKTGHIEEALKLFQAMRNSGLELDTVPYTILIDGLCKAGRIEFAKELFCLLSDNGLKPDVYTYCIMINGLCKEGLPDEAYRLFGSMGDNDCLPNSCCYNVMIRGFLHNSYTSKATQLLMEMFGKGFSADIITATLFMDLIIHSNKSILL; encoded by the coding sequence ATGAGTATGCTTCCTTCTTTTATTCTTCGTTCACTTGTTAATGGTGGAAGCCATCTTTCTAATTTccactctttttcttcttcttctaacaCCATTGCTACCCACATCGAAGCCTTAAGTAACAAACCCATGTCCATGCCTGGTAGAGGGAAGGGAAAAAAAGATTATCGCTTCGATAGTGTTGATCATGCTTTGATTTTGTTCAATAAGATGATTGTCAAGTATCGAAAGCCTTCAATTGTGGaattcactaaattattaggAGCCATTCTTAGAATGAAACATTATGCCATTGTTGTTTCTATGTGTAGCCAGATGGAATTATTAGGCGTCTCCCATGATGTTTATTCTATGAGCATCTTGATTAATTGCTTTTGTCAATTAGGTCgaattgattttgggttttctgTTTTGGGGAAAATGCTGAAGTTAGGTGTTGAGCCTgatgttgtaattttttcaactttgaTTAATGGGCTTTGTAATCAAAGTAAGATTTCTGAGGCCGTTTTTATGTTCGATGAAATGACTGAAAAAGGGTATCAACCTAATTTGATTGTTTACAATACAGTACTTAAGGGGTTGTGTAAGACCGGCAATACTGATAGAGCTGTTAGGTTTCTAAGGTTGATGGAAAGCAGAGGTTTTGAACCTAATATTGTAGCATATAATACCATCCTTGACTGTCTTTGTAAGAACAGGTTGTTGAAGGAGGCTCTCGATCTCTTCTCCGAAGTGAAGGTTAAAGGCATTAGACCAAATATCATTACTTACACTTGCTTAATTCATGGTATGTGTAATTTGGGCCAGCAGGAGGAGGCAACAAGGCTTTTGAATGAAATGGTTGATaacaatatttcaattaatattgaCACTTATAATATATTGATTGCTGCACTTTGCAAGGAAGGAACAATTTCTAAAGCTGTAGAGACCGTTGACATGATGATAATGCAAGGCATTGAGCCTGATGTTGTCACGTATAATACATTGGTTGATGCTCATTGCAAGGAAGGGATGGTCTCTGAAGCTGAGGATATCATTGACGCAATGATAAAGAGAGGCATTGAGCCTGATATTGTCACGTATAATACATTGGTTGATGCGCATTGCAAGGAAGGGATGGTCTCTGAAGCTGAGGATATTGTTGACGCAATGATGAAGCGAGGCATTGAACCTAATGTTGTTACCTATAGTGCATTAATCAACGGCCATTGCTTGCAGAATGAAATGCATAAAGCTAGAAGAGTTTTCAACTTGATGATTGAGAAGGGTTGTGCACCTGATATAGTTACTTACAGCACCATGATCAATGGATATTGCAAAGGTAAAAGGTTAGACAAAGCAATGGAACTCTTTCATGAAATATCTCTAAAGGGACCAATCCCGGATACTGTCACATGTAGCACTCTTATGCAAAGTATGTTTCAGTTAGGGAAAGTTTCAACTGCATGTGAACTTTTTAGAAAGATGCTTGCTTCTGGACAAGTTCCAGATAGAGTGACCTGTTTGATTTTGCTGGATGGTTTATGCAAAACTGGTCATATCGAAGAGGCATTGAAACTTTTTCAAGCAATGCGAAACAGTGGGTTGGAACTTGATACTGTCCCATATACTATCCTAATTGATGGGTTGTGCAAAGCTGGGCGTATCGAATTTGCCAAGGAATTATTTTGTCTACTCTCAGACAATGGTTTAAAACCGGATGTTTACACATATtgtataatgattaatggactgtGTAAAGAGGGATTGCCAGATGAAGCATACAGGTTGTTTGGGAGCATGGGAGATAATGACTGTTTGCCTAATAGCTGCTGTTATAATGTAATGATTCGGGGGTTCCTTCATAACAGCTATACTTCAAAGGCAACTCAACTTCTTATGGAAATGTTTGGTAAGGGCTTTTCTGCAGATATAATCACTGCCACCTTGTTTATGGATCTTATCATACACTCTAATAAATCAATCTTGCTAtga
- the LOC105766430 gene encoding probable protein phosphatase 2C 39, whose protein sequence is MTGKEILHKMKEKVQEKVGLNPSNNAESGKGKSKMSKNITHGYHLVKGKANHPMEDYVFAEFKQVNGSELGLFAIFDGHLSHVIPDYLKANLFNNILNEPDFWTEPENAIRKAYRLTDTNILEQAIDLGKGGSTAVTAILINCQKLVIANVGDSRAVISKNGVAKQLSVDHEPASERESIENRGGFVSNFPGDVARVDGQLAVARAFGDKSLKKHLTSEPDVSIETIDDDTDLIILASDGLWKVMSNQEAVDAIKGIKDARSAAKHLTEEAVKRNSKDDISIIVVKF, encoded by the exons ATGACTGGCAAAGAAATCCTCCACAAGATGAAG GAGAAAGTTCAAGAAAAAGTAGGCTTAAACCCTTCTAATAATGCTGAATCTGGAAAAGGGAAGAGTAAGATGTCGAAGAATATAACACATGGTTATCATTTAGTGAAGGGGAAAGCGAATCATCCAATGGAAGACTACGTTTTCGCGGAGTTTAAGCAAGTCAATGGCAGTGAGCTCGGTTTATTTGCCATATTCGATGGCCATTTGAGCCATGTTATTCCCGATTATTTGAAGGCGAACTTGTTTAACAATATCTTGAATGAG CCCGACTTTTGGACGGAACCAGAGAATGCGATTAGGAAAGCGTATCGTTTAACGGATACAAATATATTGGAACAAGCCATTGATTTGGGCAAAGGGGGTTCAACGGCTGTGACAGCAATATTGATCAACTGCCAGAAGCTGGTAATAGCAAATGTTGGCGATTCCCGGGCTGTGATTTCTAAGAACGGCGTGGCTAAGCAGCTTTCAGTTGATCATGAGCCCGCTTCTGAAAGGGAGAGCATTGAAAATAGAGGCGGTTTTGTTTCGAACTTTCCAG GGGATGTCGCGCGTGTTGACGGCCAGCTTGCGGTGGCGAGAGCATTTGGTGACAAGAGTTTAAAGAAACATCTTACTTCGGAGCCAGATGTGAGCATTGAAACAATCGATGATGATACCGACCTCATAATATTGGCTAGTGATGGTTTATGGAAG GTAATGTCAAACCAAGAAGCTGTCGACGCTATCAAAGGCATTAAGGATGCTCGATCTGCTGCAAAGCACCTAACTGAGGAAGCTGTTAAGAGAAACAGCAAGGATGACATTTCCATCattgttgtaaaattttag
- the LOC105766413 gene encoding uncharacterized protein LOC105766413, which yields METAGGGGITENRDMEMDVDDMDSLFEGMVLFTPSQLVEDRELEQKQDLDHPKLELKPEPEPEPEPKPDSLNSKQQHQGIQEPLDENLFSDLVLQTPLDQPELQPEAKHEPEPGPPSATAFVRQTSSTFRKKKKATGFRIGYGRDHQINNIDADGHGTGTGSGIGYGTDDRIDDNLNSHNVNDHVQPSPSLHTSATTSTTVSLVSESDSELHQVQAQQQQQQQQQQQSVDDAESRFELIKARIFDKLNHARELAVSVSAARKDSIRRRRKAADDLHLATIGHGELEKQLEDACEAEDFEAADRINESLAAADKDKQSLLTALRDAEAQCNAIDSKMLEVLNCQIAVEEECATLLHGFSEDAMSNADSVFKKSEAQSSEEREKWLSSTEALELNKIELQIEAHLVDNARAAFNTSLDSLIEDDKREKEFLCNQKDILTDELQKLIALVTEKEKEIAENDSKMKQVDQRIADTISGFQEMQSSIDSKDESLQSHLSQMETDSETLSKKKEEIDKLLAEEKYRGIKLKELAEISLGEAKMYQEVVGLRKSLLSSVLKSMEDKVRLAKTEEKLSKDVQILQLEASTARASLQELSSTKSSIQQNIASLKQRIYFIDKMVPELEAEKKVAAASRNFKEAARLAAEAKSLSTEKERVQIEMDKAVLDLGKLEEEIKRTMDKLQEIEGLILSKEKELAMARFQRLLLIAGAAKAERSAALELGDEEEANLLLAEADAANSEAKELQPKYNLKEEEFEDLPKHFISLELVTRLGRTKLADLAAMSGA from the exons ATGGAGACGGCAGGTGGAGGTGGAATCACAGAAAATAGGGATATGGAGATGGATGTTGATGATATGGATTCTTTGTTTGAAGGGATGGTGCTTTTTACACCATCCCAGTTGGTAGAAGACCGTGAATTAGAACAAAAGCAAGATCTTGATCATCCCAAACTTGAACTCAAACCTGAACCTGAACCCGAACCCGAACCCAAACCCGATTCACTAAATTCAAAGCAGCAGCATCAAGGGATTCAGGAGCCCCTTGATGAGAATCTGTTCTCTGACCTTGTTCTTCAAACCCCACTCGATCAGCCTGAACTCCAACCCGAAGCCAAACATGAACCTGAACCAGGGCCACCTTCTGCAACTGCCTTCGTTCGGCAGACATCTTCAACTTttcgaaagaaaaagaaagctaCTGGATTCAGGATTGGATATGGTAGAGATCACCAGATTAATAATATTGATGCTGATGGTCATGGTACTGGTACCGGATCTGGGATTGGATATGGTACAGATGATCGGATTGATGATAATTTGAATAGTCACAATGTTAACGATCATGTGCAACCATCTCCTTCTCTTCATACCAGTGCGACTACAAGTACTACAGTATCATTGGTTTCAGAGTCTGATTCAGAACTTCATCAAGTCCAGGCTCAGCAGcaacagcaacaacaacaacaacaacaatctGTTGATGATGCTGAATCCCGATTTGAGCTAATCAAGGCCCGGATTTTTGATAAGCTCAACCATGCTCGTGAATTGGCTGTCTCCGTATCTGCAGCTCGGAAGGACTCCATCAGGAGGAGAAGAAAGGCTGCTGATGATCTTCATTTAGCGACTATTGGACATGGGGAGCTTGAAAAGCAATTGGAGGATGCTTGTGAAGCTGAAGATTTCGAGGCTGCTGATAGGATCAATGAGAGCCTTGCTGCTGCTGACAAGGATAAACAATCTCTTCTTACTGCTCTTCGAGATGCTGAGGCTCAATGCAATGCTATTGATTCCAAAATGCTTGAGGTTCTCAACTGCCAGATTGCAGTTGAGGAGGAGTGTGCCACTTTGCTCCATGGTTTCTCTGAG GATGCTATGAGTAATGCTGATTCGGTTTTCAAGAAATCAGAAGCTCAATCCTCAGAAGAAAGGGAGAAATGGCTTTCTTCGACTGAAGCCTTGGAGTTGAACAAGATAGAATTACAAATTGAGGCACATTTAGTAGACAATGCTCGTGCGGCATTCAACACTTCCCTTGACAGCTTGATTGAAGATgataagagagaaaaagaatttctctGTAATCAAAAGGATATCTTGACCGATGAACTGCAAAAACTAATTGCCTTAGTgacagaaaaggaaaaggaaattgCCGAAAATGATTCTAAAATGAAACAAGTAGACCAAAGGATTGCTGATACAATATCTGGGTTTCAAGAGATGCAATCAAGCATTGACTCCAAGGATGAAAGCTTACAATCTCATCTTTCCCAGATGGAAACAGACAGTGAAACTCtatcaaagaaaaaggaagaaatcgACAAACTCCTTGCTGAAGAAAAATATAGGGGTATTAAACTCAAGGAACTTGCCGAGATTTCTTTAGGAGAAGCAAAAATGTACCAGGAAGTTGTTGGACTAAGAAAAAGTTTGCTATCCTCTGTTTTGAAGTCAATGGAAGATAAAGTGAGGCTCGCAAAGACCGAAGAGAAGCTTTCTAAGGATGTCCAAATACTTCAACTTGAGGCTTCTACAGCGAGAGCCTCCTTGCAG GAATTATCTTCAACAAAATCGAGCATTCAGCAAAATATAGCATCTTTAAAGCAGAGGATCTATTTCATAGACAAAATGGTTCCGGAGCTCGAAGCAGAAAAGAAGGTTGCTGCTGCTTCGAGAAATTTCAAGGAAGCTGCACGATTAGCTGCTGAAGCAAAATCTTTAAGCACTGAAAAGGAACGTGTACAGATCGAAATGGACAAAGCCGTGTTGGATCTTGGGAAACTGGAGGAAGAGATAAAGCGTACTATGGATAAATTGCAGGAAATTGAAGGACTGATTTTATCGAAAGAAAAAGAACTGGCAATGGCTAGGTTCCAGAGGTTACTTCTAATTGCTGGTGCTGCTAAAGCAGAACGATCAGCAGCTCTAGAGTTGGGTGATGAGGAAGAGGCCAACCTTCTACTTGCAGAGGCTGATGCAGCTAATTCTGAAGCAAAAGAGCTTCAACCAAAATATAATCTGAAAGAAGAAGAATTTGAAGATTTACCGAAACACTTCATCTCCCTGGAACTTGTAACACGCCTTGGCCGTACGAAATTAGCAGATTTGGCTGCAATGTCCGGTGCCTGA